One window of the Runella slithyformis DSM 19594 genome contains the following:
- the queG gene encoding tRNA epoxyqueuosine(34) reductase QueG — MTTDDFVRQARSRLIKAKASELGFDFCGLSTADFLEEEAPRLEHWLDRHRHGQMHYMANHFDKRLDPRKLVDGAKSVISVLLNYYPEQRLPEGKNDLKLSKYAYGTDYHFVLKDKMKELVAQLQEEIGEINGRIFVDSAPVMDKVWAAKSGLGWVGKHSNLLNRRMGSFFFIGEIICDLDVWPDGPVKDYCGTCTRCVDACPTDAIVEPYVVDGSRCISYFTIELKEAIPNEVKGKFENWIFGCDICQDVCPWNRFAQPHQTPEFNLHPELAEFTNRDWEEITQEVFEEVFRRSAVKRTKLEGIQRNVGFVREE, encoded by the coding sequence CGAAGCCGACTCATCAAAGCGAAAGCGTCGGAACTGGGTTTTGACTTTTGCGGCCTGTCGACGGCTGATTTTTTGGAAGAAGAAGCTCCCCGACTGGAGCATTGGCTCGACCGGCACCGCCACGGCCAAATGCACTACATGGCCAACCATTTCGACAAACGCCTCGACCCCCGCAAACTGGTCGACGGGGCCAAATCGGTCATTTCGGTTTTGCTCAACTATTACCCCGAGCAACGCCTTCCCGAAGGGAAAAATGACCTCAAACTCTCCAAATACGCCTACGGAACCGACTATCACTTTGTGCTGAAAGACAAAATGAAGGAGTTGGTGGCGCAGTTACAGGAAGAAATCGGCGAGATCAACGGGCGTATCTTTGTGGATTCAGCCCCCGTGATGGACAAGGTCTGGGCGGCCAAAAGCGGACTTGGCTGGGTAGGCAAGCACTCCAATCTGCTCAACCGCCGCATGGGCAGCTTTTTTTTCATCGGAGAGATCATCTGCGACCTGGACGTTTGGCCCGACGGGCCCGTCAAAGATTATTGCGGTACCTGCACGCGCTGTGTGGATGCCTGCCCCACCGATGCCATCGTGGAGCCGTACGTGGTTGACGGCAGCCGTTGCATCAGTTATTTTACGATCGAGCTGAAAGAGGCCATTCCCAACGAAGTCAAAGGCAAATTTGAGAACTGGATCTTTGGCTGCGACATTTGTCAGGATGTGTGTCCGTGGAACCGTTTTGCCCAACCGCACCAAACACCCGAGTTTAACCTGCACCCCGAATTGGCCGAATTTACCAACCGCGATTGGGAAGAGATCACGCAGGAAGTCTTTGAGGAAGTCTTTCGCCGCTCCGCCGTCAAACGCACGAAACTGGAAGGAATACAGCGGAATGTGGGGTTTGTGCGGGAGGAATGA